A portion of the Glycine max cultivar Williams 82 chromosome 10, Glycine_max_v4.0, whole genome shotgun sequence genome contains these proteins:
- the LOC100809992 gene encoding FHA domain-containing protein PS1 isoform X4, whose amino-acid sequence MSEDIVSVCCDEERKIHSEDEALGVPNGTETSCFPTNSCVENIICDCQLSPPYIQSPPCAQPVDELDNTKKIEARLEVEMPGETNLLCTLREYLKHNICLPVVEAVQGTKMQQFQAPHDTFTGQPPSLEMHWSSFQINIDPSSFDEKHAAAVPVIPTESEFGCTHGDIDKVEGILTTAPRSFNSENTCLIVDEDIPDSEFHKMEVVEEVSVDSVPDGEKQDEMHGSSSPTNLDPAFLDEKHVAAVAIIPTESEFGCTYGDNDKVEDILTTGSRTFNSENTCLIVDKDIPDSEFHQMEVVEEISVDSVPDEEKQDECDEENLNGKSCREEGYSLDEVVEDNGNKCIKNIDPASFDGKGLTAVTVIPTEFEFGCTLGDNERIEDILEMESRTINSENTSLLDEKAIAVTKFQLVNIVEEGGYSLDEVVEDNGNKCIKNIDPASFDGKGLAAVTVIPSESEFGCTLGDNERIEDILEMESRTINSENTSLLDENAIAVTKFQVVNIVEEVAMDSISDGNKCIKNIDPASFDGKGLAAVTVIPSESEFGCTLGDNERIEDILEMESRTINSENTSLLDENAIIAVTKFQVVNIVEEVAMDSISDGEKEDKCGKELESKLPASLNAKSCHEQGKSVAEIAEDTGKKCASSISSTSFQVESPNSSMPREQTPQSLTAVTRCSGGEFLENHVKPTEKSSAFGSIWSRCKPASAPLVQARKSRFMSTAKVGTEVKRSNEKNVVINKLMPKDLSAVFDEEKEAFILNKENLSPNTYHLQFMRKKDKPEEIKHSISQRSPNLSYFSPRIYLDKRISSVSNKVNQTPKVAQEWKSQRKPLQCHINLVHEQDMMELKKNRVEKVASFPSLMNSGGNHKSVTVSAAKSIDDVPICGQISNKCTKTSQHTSREQKRSWDMVVDTASLLNKESRKALQLLQGLKGTRLIIPSLVIRELGSMKQKFRIFRTTSEASLALEWIEECLEKTRWWIHIQSSMEEFRLTALTHHASPQTRFIEESWAFPGLNTLKKCASPKVEDHILDSALQYGRKENVGQLVLLSSDVSLKIKSMAKGLLCETVQQFRQSLVNPFSERFMWPKSSPRGLTWSCQDDLVLREKYCGLPSKAGLKLITFHD is encoded by the exons ATGTCTGAAGACATTGTTTCTGTTTGTTGTGATGAAGAAAGGAAGATCCATTCTGAAGATGAGGCATTGGGAGTACCCAATGGAACTGAAACATCATGTTTTCCTACAAACTCTTGTGTTGAAAACATAATTTGTGACTGTCAATTATCACCCCCATACATACAATCACCCCCTTGTGCACAACCGGTTGATGAGCTTGATAACACCAAGAAAATTGAAGCTCGTCTCGAAGTGGAGATGCCTGGAGAAACTAATTTGCTTTGCACATTGAGGGAATATTTGAAACACAACATATGTCTGCCAGTTGTGGAAGCAGTCCAGGGGACCAAGATGCAGCAATTTCAAGCCCCACATGATACTTTTACCGGACAACCACCTTCCTTGGAAATGCATTGGTCCAGctttcaaataaatattgatCCTTCGTCTTTTGATGAAAAACATGCTGCTGCAGTGCCTGTAATACCTACAGAATCTGAATTTGGATGCACACATGGAGATATTGACAAGGTTGAAGGTATTTTAACTACTGCACCAAGAAGTTTCAATTCTGAGAACACATGTTTGATAGTTGACGAAGATATCCCTGATTCTGAATTTCATAAAATGGAAGTTGTTGAAGAAGTTTCTGTGGATTCAGTACCTGATGGAGAAAAACAAGATGAAATGCATGGGTCAAGCTCACCTACAAATCTTGATCCCGCGTTTTTAGATGAAAAACATGTTGCTGCAGTGGCTATAATACCTACAGAATCTGAATTTGGATGCACATACGGAGATAATGACAAAGTTGAAGATATTTTAACTACTGGATCAAGAACATTCAATTCTGAGAACACATGCTTGATAGTTGACAAAGATATTCCTGATTCTGAATTTCATCAAATGGAAGTTGTTGAAGAAATATCTGTGGATTCAGTACCTGatgaagaaaaacaagatgAATGCGATGAAGAGAACCTGAATGGTAAATCTTGCCGTGAGGAAGGGTACTCTCTAGATGAAGTAGTTGAAGATAATGGAAACAAATGCATTAAAAACATAGATCCTGCATCTTTTGATGGAAAGGGCTTGACTGCAGTAACTGTAATACCCACAGAATTTGAATTTGGATGCACACTCGGAGATAATGAAAGGATTGAAGATATTTTAGAAATGGAGTCAAGAACTATCAATTCTGAGAACACATCCTTACTGGATGAGAAAGCTATTGCTGTTACCAAATTTCAACTAGTCAATATTGTTGAGGAAGGGGGGTACTCACTGGATGAAGTAGTTGAAGATAATGGAAACAAATGCATTAAAAACATAGATCCTGCATCTTTTGATGGAAAGGGCTTGGCTGCAGTAACTGTAATACCCTCAGAATCTGAATTTGGATGCACACTCGGAGATAATGAAAGGATTGAAGATATTTTAGAAATGGAGTCAAGAACTATCAATTCTGAGAACACATCCTTGCTAGATGAGAATGCTATTGCTGTTACCAAATTTCAAGTAGTCAATATTGTTGAAGAAGTTGCTATGGATTCAATATCTGATGGAAACAAATGCATTAAAAACATAGATCCTGCATCTTTTGATGGAAAGGGCTTGGCTGCAGTAACTGTAATACCCTCAGAATCTGAATTTGGATGCACACTCGGAGATAATGAAAGGATTGAAGATATTTTAGAAATGGAGTCAAGAACTATCAATTCTGAAAACACATCCTTGCTAGATGAGAATGCTATTATTGCTGTTACCAAATTTCAAGTAGTCAATATTGTTGAAGAAGTTGCTATGGATTCAATATCTGATggagaaaaagaagataaatgtGGGAAGGAGTTGGAGTCAAAGTTGCCGGCTTCCCTGAATGCGAAGTCCTGTCACGAACAAGGTAAGTCTGTGGCTGAAATAGCTGAAGATACTGGAAAAAAATGTGCAAGCAGCATCTCCTCCACATCATTTCAAGTAGAATCACCAAATTCTTCGATGCCTCGGGAACAGACCCCTCAATCTCTCACTGCTGTGACAAGATGCTCTGGAGGGGAGTTCCTTGAAAACCATGTCAAACCAACAGAGAAAAGCTCAGCCTTTGGCAGTATCTGGTCAAGGTGTAAGCCTGCTAGTGCTCCCCTAGTTCAAGCCAGAAAGAGTAGATTTATGAGCACAGCTAAGGTTGGCACTGAAGTTAAAAGGAGTAATGAGAAGAATGttgtcataaataaattaatgccGAAGGATCTTTCTGCTGTTTTTGATGAGGAGAAAGaagcattcattctaaataaggAAAATTTAAGCCCAAATACCTATCACTTGCAGtttatgagaaagaaagataagccAGAAGAAATTAAACATTCCATATCACAAAGGTCACCCAATTTGAGCTATTTTAGTCCCAGGATCTATTTAGACAAAAGAATAAGCAGTGTTTCAAACAAAGTGAACCAGACTCCAAAAGTAGCTCAAGAATGGAAGTCACAAAGAAAGCCTCTTCAATGTCATATCAACTTGGTCCATGAGCAAGATATGATGGAGTTAAAAAAGAACAGAGTGGAAAAGGTAGCATCCTTCCCATCACTAATGAACTCAGGAGGGAACCATAAATCAGTGACTGTTTCTGCTGCAAAAAGCATTGATGATGTGCCTATTTGTGGACAGATTTCAAATAAGTGCACTAAAACTTCT cAGCATACTAGTAGAGAACAAAAGAGGAGCTGGGACATGGTTGTAGACACTGCTTCTCTTCTGAACAAGGAGTCAAGGAAAGCTTTGCAGCTTCTACAAGGCCTCAAGGGGACTCGTTTAATCATTCCAAGTTTGG TCATAAGGGAACTCGGCAGCATGAAgcaaaaatttagaattttcagAACAACTTCAGAGGCTTCTTTGGCATTAGAGTGGATTGAAGAATGCTTGGAGAAAACAAGGTGGTGGATTCATATCCAAAGCTCAATGGAGGAGTTCAGGCTGACAGCTCTAACCCATCATGCTTCTCCTCAGACTCGGTTTATTGAAGAGAGTTGGGCTTTTCCTGGTTTGAATACCTTGAAGAAATGTGCTTCACCTAAAGTTGAAGATCACATCCTTGACTCTGCCCTTCAATATGGAAGAAAGGAGAATGTTGGACAACTTGTCCTTCTTAGTAGTGATGtctcattgaaaataaaatccatGGCAAAG GGGTTGCTATGTGAGACAGTGCAACAATTTCGGCAGAGTTTAGTGAACCCCTTCTCTGAGAGGTTCATGTGGCCAAAGAGCTCTCCTCGAGGACTGACTTGGTCTTGCCAAGATGATTTAGTTTTAAGGGAGAAATATTGTGGATTGCCATCAAAAGCTGGTTTGAAGCTCATTACTTTCCATGATTAG